In the genome of Arthrobacter alpinus, the window ATGCGGCAGCGTGCCATGGCTGAACTTCAGATCAAAGCGGGAAAGGCCCAACGCCTTCGCCACGGTGGTGATCTTGTTGGCGACGGTCTCCGGAGAGCCAACCATCAGCGCACCGCGGGGACCTGCAGTCACGTCGTACTCGGCACGCGTCAACGGCGGCCAACCGCGGTCTCGGCCAATGCGGCCGTGCATGGCTGCATAGTGGGGCCACAGCTCATCCTGGGCCTGTTGGTCCGTCTCGGCAATGTGCCCTGGCGAGTGGACGCCGATGGGCTGTTCAGATTGTCCGAATTCCTTCAACGCGCGATGGTACAGCTCGGCAAAGGGAGCAAATTGCAATGGCTCGCCGCCAATGATGGCAAGCATCAGCGGCAGCCCGTAGTGGGCCGCCCGTACTACGGATTGGGGACTGCCGCCCACAGCCACCCAGGACTTCAAGGTTCCGGATTCCGTGTGCGGGTACACCATTTGTTGTGTGAGTGCCGGGCGAGTGTTCCCGCTCCAGTTGACGGGCTGCTGCTTGAGAAGTTCAGCGAAAAGCTCCAGCTTTTCCTCAAAGAGCTCTTCGTAGTCGGCCATGTCGAAGCCAAAGAGTGGGAACGACTCCGTGAAGGAGCCACGTCCCAGGGTGACCTCCGCGCGTCCGGAAGAGACGGCGTCGAGCGTTGAAAAGCGCTGGAAGACACGGATGGGGTCATCCGAGCTCAGGACAGTGACGGCCGAACCCAGACGAATGCGCTCAGTCTTGGCCGCGATCGCGGAAAGCACCATGTCCGGCGCAGATACGGCAAAATCGTCGCGGTGATGTTCACCGACGCCGAAGTAGTCGAGTCCCAGCTTGTCTGCCAGCACTGCCTGTTCCACGACGTCGCGAATCACCTGAGCTGCGGATTTAGGTTCTCCGTTTGCGTCAAGGGTGACGTCGCCGAAGGTGTCCAGGCCAAGTTCAAAGTTGCCAATTGCCACAGGGTTCCATCCTTTTCAAAAGAATATGCGTTTGCATCTACCTGGTGAACCGTGGGGCCACGGAAACTATTCCCGCCCGGCTATTGCCGCGTACGGGCCGCCGATGACCACTTGCTTCGGTAGACCGCCAAGAAGGAGGAAATACGCCTGACGGCCTCCTCAATGTCGCCAATGGACGGCAAGATCACAAACCGAAAGTGATCAGGAGTGGGCCAGTGGAAGGCTGTTCCGTGGGAGACCAAAATCTTCTGATCCTGCAACAGGTCAATGACAAACTTCTCATCGGACACAATGGGGTAGATGGCAGGGTCAAGCCTGACGAACAGGTACATGGCACCCGCCGCCGGAACGCAGGACACCCCAGGCAGGGCGTTGAGCAGTTCCGAGGCCCGGTCGCGTTGTTCGCGCAACCGCCCACCTGGCTTGGTCAAATCGTTAATGCTCTGGTATCCCCCCAGGGATGTCTGAATCGCATGCTGCGCAGGCACGTTCGAACACAGCCGCAAGGAGGCCAGCAGTTCCAAGGATTCTTTGAACTCGGCCATGGCCGCACGCGGACCGGACAGGGCAACCCAGCCAGCCCGGTAACCAGGCATCCGGTACGCCTTGGACAGACCGCTGAAGGTCAGAACGCAGACATCCTCGGCCAAGGAAGCCATGTGAATGTGGGTGTTTCCGTCGTAAAGAATCTTCTCGTAGATCTCATCGGCAAAAAGCACCAGATCGTGCTTGCGCGCCAACTCCACGAACTGTTCGAGAATTTCGCGCGGGTACACGGCACCGGTGGGATTGTTCGGATTGATGATGACTATGGCACGCGTTTGAGGCGTGATCTTTGCCTCGACGTCGGCCATGTCTGGCCACCACTGCTTGTCCTCGTCGCAGAGGTAGTGAACGGGAACGCCGCCTGTCAGGGTCACCGAAGCCGTCCAGAGGGGGTAGTCCGGGGCCGGGATCAAGACCTCGTCACCATTTTCCAAAAATGCCTGCAGAGTCATGGAAATGAGCTCACTGACACCGTTGCCAACAAAGATGTCGTCAACACCGATCTTCATCAGACCCTTGGTCTGGTAGTACTGGGAGATGGCGGTCCGGGCCGAAAAAATGCCCTTGGAATCGCTGTACCCTTGTGCGCCGCGAAGGTGGTGGATCATGTCCACCACGATCGACTCCGGCGCTTCAAGACCAAAGGGCGCCGTGTCGCCAAGATTCATGCGCAAGATCCGGTGCCCTTCGGCCTCCATTTTTTGCGCTGCGTGGAGGATTGGTCCGCGAAGTTCGTACCGTACATTGGCTAATTTGCTTGAGTGTTGCATGGGGCGCATAACGTCCATTTTCACACAGACACCACTACAAACGGCCGCACGGTCCATATTCCGGCCGGAGGCGTGGCTTGCTACTCCTGAATCACGCTGAGTACATTTCCTGACGGGTCCTTGAACCAGGCGATCAATGGGCCCCCTTGGCGGAAAATACCCTTAGTGTCCGTCTCCATGGGTGTCCCCGCATAGTGTTCAAGTTCGACGCCGGACGCCACCAACGCCTCAACCGCAACTTCAATGTCCGGTACAGGAAAGTTCAGGACGGTGAAAGTGGCTGGTTCGTGGCTGGCGTCCTTGGGGTAAACAAGCACGGTTCCGCCACCACCTAAGTGCAGCGTCAACATACCGTCCTGTTCGGTCACCGCCAACCCCAGCGTGTCTTGATAGAAGTCGCGGGCTGCTGCTACATCCGATACTGAGAAACTGCTAAATGCCAAACTATTGGCCAACATGGTCGGTGCTTCCCTTCTTGACTGCCGCATCTCTAGCCCAGCATAGGCCTTGACGGAAGTGGCGAACAGGGCCCGATGGGCGTGAAGGTTCCCAACGGCGTTCTTAGAGCAGGGGCAGCAACTGATCCTTGACTTGCTTGCGTAGGATCTTGCCCAACATGGATCGTGGCATATCCTCAATCTCGATAATTCGCACGGGCACCTTGTACCGGGCCATGAGTTCCTTGCAGTGTGCCCGCAAGTCCGCCTCGTTGAGCACGGTGCCGGGCTCCATCTGGACGGCGGCCACCACCATCTCTCCCCCGCGTTCCAGCGGCTTGCCGAACACTGCCGCGTCAATCACGTTGACATGCTGACGGAGAACTCCCTCGACTTCCGAGGGCGAAACATTAAAGCCTCCCGTGATAACTAGTTCCTTGGCCCGGTCCACGATCTTCGTGAAGCCTTCCGGGCTGAGCGTGACAATGTCGCCAGTGCGCAACCAGCCATCCTCGGTCAGTGACTTGGCTGTTTCTCCTGGGTTGTTCCAGTACCCCTTGAACACCTGGGGGCCTTTGATGAGCAGTTCTCCTGGCTCGCCTTGCGCCACCTCCTGGGTGGGATCATCGACGTCGACCACTTTCATGAGCGTGGACGGGAACGGCACGCCGATGGTGCCGGGCTGCCGGCTGGGGTGGAACGGGTTACCCAAGGCCACGGGTGACGATTCGGTCATACCGTACCCCTCAACCAGAAGTCCCCCGGCAACAGACTCCCAGAGCTCAACTACGTGATCGGGAAGGTTCATGGCTCCGGAAATACAGAATTTGCACGAACGCAGGGAGATGCCCTTGTCCATGGCAGCGAGGGCCGTTCGCTCGTAAATAGGCGGCACGGCACAGTAAACAGTGGCTGGTGTCTTCTTCATGGCAGCGAGGACCAGGTCCGTGTCGAACTTCGGAAAGAGCACCAGCAAGCCCTGCTTCCGGACGCCGAAGGTGAGATAGAGCGTCATGCCGAAGGCGTGGAACATCGGCAAGACGGCGTAGAGAACCTCCTTGCGGGTCTGTGCCCCATGCATCCATGCCTCACCCTGCAGCGCGTTGGAGTACAGATTGAAATGAGTCAACATGGCACCCTTGGGGCGGCCCGTGGTGCCGGAGGTGTAGCCGATAACGGCCAGGTCTTGAACGTTTGGGCGCGGGTGGGCCGGATCGAGGGTGCCGCTTTTCAGCAGGTCCTTCCAAGCCAGGGTTCCAGGTGCCGGGGCACTCAGTGCAGCACGAGTCTCGCGCAACTTTTTCACGGGGAGTTTCAGGGCCAGACGTTTGAGCGCCGGGAACTCCGCCAAGAGGTTCACGGAAACGATCCGGTCGATGGCAATATCGGCCGGAAATTCCTTGATGTTCTCCACGACCTTGTCCCAGGCAATCACCACGCGGGCCTGATGGTCCTCAAATTGGTGCCGCAACTCCCGCGAGGTGTAAAGCGGGTTGTGTTCCACCACCACTGCTCCGAGGCGAAGCACGGCATAGAAAGCCACAACATGTTGGGGACAATTGGGCAGGATGAGCGCAACACGATCCCCCGCCCTCACGCCAAGAAGGCGGAGGCCCTCGGCAGCGCTGCTGACTTGCTCCCCGAGCTCGCGGTAGGTGGTGCGGCGTCCAAAGAATTCCATCGCCGGAGCATCACCAGCTTCGTGAACCGAGCGTTCGAACATGGCAACGAGCGATTCGGTGGGCAGCTCTATCTCGGCGGGAACACCCGGCTGATAGTTTTTCACCCACGGCTGCTGGACGCCGTCGTGCTTGGTTTCCGCAGGCGAGAGGCGTGACGGCGTGGTGATGGAGGGCTCAATGTTCGGCATGCGTTCCATCTTGCCGCCAAGGTACGGGCGGTGTCGAATGATCCCCACGCAGCCAACCCCAACGCCATCTCAACGATTAGAACAAGAATTCCATGAGGGGTAGACCTTCGGACCATGCAGCGCTAGCGTGGAGGCACTGGCTGCTCAAACAACTTTCTAGAGAGCCGGCTGCCAGAGGAAACAGCACTTTCAGTCATTAGGAGGAGCAATGGGTTTCATCGGATGGATTATCCTGGGCCTCGTCGTGGGGGTCATCGTCAAGGCGATCATGCCCGGCCGCGTCGGCGGCGGTTGGGTCACGAGCCTGGTCCTTGGAGTCGTCGGAGCCATCGTTGGCGGCTGGATCGGAGATCTCTTGTTCAACAAGGGTGACATGCGGTTCTTCAGTATCGGCTCGTGGCTGCTCGCCATTGTTGGCGGGCTGGTCGTTGCCGGGGTTTACGGCGCCATCACGGGCAGAAACAAGAGCTCGGCCTAGTCACCGCACCTTTAGGGACCGCAGCTTAGGGGCAGGAAGCGCAGCCGAGACGGCCGGCGCTTCCTGCCCCCTTTTTTTGACCTCATTCCTTGCCGCCATGATGTTCCCCCACCCGGTTCTGAACCCACTGCGGCCCTGTTGCACTAGGGTTATGTTCGGCCAGCGGCATCCTCAATTCGATCCGCTGGGCGTCCCTGCATGACAAAGGAATCAGCTTTGGTAACAGCAACCACCGGATCCCGTCCGACCCCTCTCGAACTGCAATCTGTACGGGGCGCACTGCGATCCCCTCGGCGACTCAAAACAGAGGTGCTGGGTGGGCTTGTTGTTGCCTTGGCCCTGATCCCCGAGGCCCTGGCGTTTTCCATCATTGCCGGCGTCGATCCGAGGGTTGGCCTCTTCGCAGCGTTCACGATGGCCGTCACAATCTCCTTTGTGGGCGGGCGGCCAGCCATGATCTCTGCCGCCACAGGCGCCGTCGCCTTGGTCATTGCACCCTTGGTGAAAAGTCACGGCTTGGACTATCTCATCGCGGCCGTTATCTTGGCTGGCGTTTTCCAGATGCTGCTGGGACTTGGCGGAGTGGCGAAATTGATGCGCTTCATACCGCGATCGGTCATGGTGGGATTCGTCAATGCTCTTTCCATTCTCATAGTCATCGCACAGGTTCCTGAGCTGCTCGGCGTGCCATGGATGGTGTACCCCCTCGCTGCCTGCGCGTTGCTAATAATGGTTGTCTTGCCGAAGGTAACCAAAGCAGTGCCCGCACCTTTGGTGGCGATAGTGGTCCTGACGCTGTTCACGGTGCTCGCCTCCGTGGTGGTTCCCACCGTGGGAGACAAGGGCGAATTGCCGCACAGTTTGCCCTCGCTCTTGATGCCCGCCGTGCCCTTCACGTTGGAAACTTTTAAGATCATCGCCCCATTTTCGCTAGCCATGGCGTTCGTTGGCCTGCTGGAATCACTCATGACAGCGAAGTTGGTCGATGACATTACCGACACCCGCTCGTCCAAAACCCGTGAGGCCTTGGGCCAGGGTGTCGCCAACATTGTCACGGGCTTCTTCGGTGGCATGGGTGGTTGCGCCATGATTGGCCAGACCATGATCAATGTGAGGTCCTCGGGCGCCCGCACGCGGATTTCCACTTTCCTTGCGGGTGTTTTTCTTGTGGTCTTTGTTGTTGCGCTCGGCGATGTGGTGGCCTTGATCCCCATGGCAGCGCTCGTGGCTGTCATGCTGTTTGTTTCTGCCACCACCTTTGACTGGCACAGCATTCGTCCCGCCACACTGAAGATGATGCCCAAGAGTGAAACCTTCGTCATGGTGGCGACCGTGGCGGTGGTGGTTGCCACCCACAACCTGGCCATCGGAGTTGGCGTGGGTGTCCTTGTGGCCATGGCGTTGTTTGCCCGCAGGGTGGCGCATCTGGTCACTGTGAAACGCACCGTGAGCGAGGTGGCCGGAACGAAAACGGCCACCTACGTTGTGGACGGCGAATTGTTCTTCGCCTCATCGAATGATCTCTACACGCAATTTGAGTACGCGATTGATCCGGAGAACATTGTGATCGACATGCGCAATTCCCACCTGTGGGATGCCTCAACCATTGCCGCCCTCGATGCTGTCCAGGAAAAGTACCGGCGCCACGGAAAAACCGTCACAATTACAGGTCTGAACGAAGCCAGCGAGGCCATGCATCTTCGTCTCGCAGGAAAGCTCGGCGGATAGTTCAACGCCCCGTTTTGCCCTGTTGCATTTCTCACAATCAAATCTTTCAGCATCCCCTTAGCACACGCGCAGCAGACCCCAAGACCGGGGAAAATTGCTAAGCTAGAAAGCTGGGCATTCCCCTTCGCCGGGAACCTGCCAAACCCACACTTATCCCCTCTAAGGAGCATTAACCCTCAATGACATCCGTGGCCACTGAATCACTGCGTGACCAGCTTTGGAATCGCCGTTACGACGAGAACATTGCTCCTATCACCGAGTTGTGCGACACCCTGGCGGAAGCCCGGCCCGAGCAGCAGGTGGCCTACGTGGACCCGGTTCACGATGTTGATGAGTGCAAGATCATCAGCTTGTTTTCAAACGTTGGCGAAATTGATCCTTCGGGCTTCATCACCGCCGGTGACGACCAAGCCGCAACCCGCCTGCTGGGCATCCATTGGCAGATCGGGCTGCGCCCGAGTCTTGTCATGCCGTGGAACGTGCACCCGTGGTTCACTCCGGGCCAGCCCAACGGCCGCCTCACAGCACCGCAGATCGAGCAGGGCCTGCGCCCGCTCGTGAAGTTCGTGAACGCTGTACCCCGCGCCTCGGCCCTGGTTGCCCACGGCACCGAGGCCCACCGCCTGGCCGACCAGCTCCTGAAGGCTCAGGGCCCCATGCT includes:
- a CDS encoding GlsB/YeaQ/YmgE family stress response membrane protein codes for the protein MGFIGWIILGLVVGVIVKAIMPGRVGGGWVTSLVLGVVGAIVGGWIGDLLFNKGDMRFFSIGSWLLAIVGGLVVAGVYGAITGRNKSSA
- a CDS encoding LLM class flavin-dependent oxidoreductase codes for the protein MAIGNFELGLDTFGDVTLDANGEPKSAAQVIRDVVEQAVLADKLGLDYFGVGEHHRDDFAVSAPDMVLSAIAAKTERIRLGSAVTVLSSDDPIRVFQRFSTLDAVSSGRAEVTLGRGSFTESFPLFGFDMADYEELFEEKLELFAELLKQQPVNWSGNTRPALTQQMVYPHTESGTLKSWVAVGGSPQSVVRAAHYGLPLMLAIIGGEPLQFAPFAELYHRALKEFGQSEQPIGVHSPGHIAETDQQAQDELWPHYAAMHGRIGRDRGWPPLTRAEYDVTAGPRGALMVGSPETVANKITTVAKALGLSRFDLKFSHGTLPHEAMMKSIELYATEVAPRVRANLAKD
- a CDS encoding SulP family inorganic anion transporter, with the translated sequence MTKESALVTATTGSRPTPLELQSVRGALRSPRRLKTEVLGGLVVALALIPEALAFSIIAGVDPRVGLFAAFTMAVTISFVGGRPAMISAATGAVALVIAPLVKSHGLDYLIAAVILAGVFQMLLGLGGVAKLMRFIPRSVMVGFVNALSILIVIAQVPELLGVPWMVYPLAACALLIMVVLPKVTKAVPAPLVAIVVLTLFTVLASVVVPTVGDKGELPHSLPSLLMPAVPFTLETFKIIAPFSLAMAFVGLLESLMTAKLVDDITDTRSSKTREALGQGVANIVTGFFGGMGGCAMIGQTMINVRSSGARTRISTFLAGVFLVVFVVALGDVVALIPMAALVAVMLFVSATTFDWHSIRPATLKMMPKSETFVMVATVAVVVATHNLAIGVGVGVLVAMALFARRVAHLVTVKRTVSEVAGTKTATYVVDGELFFASSNDLYTQFEYAIDPENIVIDMRNSHLWDASTIAALDAVQEKYRRHGKTVTITGLNEASEAMHLRLAGKLGG
- a CDS encoding long-chain-fatty-acid--CoA ligase, with the translated sequence MERMPNIEPSITTPSRLSPAETKHDGVQQPWVKNYQPGVPAEIELPTESLVAMFERSVHEAGDAPAMEFFGRRTTYRELGEQVSSAAEGLRLLGVRAGDRVALILPNCPQHVVAFYAVLRLGAVVVEHNPLYTSRELRHQFEDHQARVVIAWDKVVENIKEFPADIAIDRIVSVNLLAEFPALKRLALKLPVKKLRETRAALSAPAPGTLAWKDLLKSGTLDPAHPRPNVQDLAVIGYTSGTTGRPKGAMLTHFNLYSNALQGEAWMHGAQTRKEVLYAVLPMFHAFGMTLYLTFGVRKQGLLVLFPKFDTDLVLAAMKKTPATVYCAVPPIYERTALAAMDKGISLRSCKFCISGAMNLPDHVVELWESVAGGLLVEGYGMTESSPVALGNPFHPSRQPGTIGVPFPSTLMKVVDVDDPTQEVAQGEPGELLIKGPQVFKGYWNNPGETAKSLTEDGWLRTGDIVTLSPEGFTKIVDRAKELVITGGFNVSPSEVEGVLRQHVNVIDAAVFGKPLERGGEMVVAAVQMEPGTVLNEADLRAHCKELMARYKVPVRIIEIEDMPRSMLGKILRKQVKDQLLPLL
- a CDS encoding pyridoxal phosphate-dependent aminotransferase, whose protein sequence is MRPMQHSSKLANVRYELRGPILHAAQKMEAEGHRILRMNLGDTAPFGLEAPESIVVDMIHHLRGAQGYSDSKGIFSARTAISQYYQTKGLMKIGVDDIFVGNGVSELISMTLQAFLENGDEVLIPAPDYPLWTASVTLTGGVPVHYLCDEDKQWWPDMADVEAKITPQTRAIVIINPNNPTGAVYPREILEQFVELARKHDLVLFADEIYEKILYDGNTHIHMASLAEDVCVLTFSGLSKAYRMPGYRAGWVALSGPRAAMAEFKESLELLASLRLCSNVPAQHAIQTSLGGYQSINDLTKPGGRLREQRDRASELLNALPGVSCVPAAGAMYLFVRLDPAIYPIVSDEKFVIDLLQDQKILVSHGTAFHWPTPDHFRFVILPSIGDIEEAVRRISSFLAVYRSKWSSAARTRQ
- a CDS encoding VOC family protein gives rise to the protein MLANSLAFSSFSVSDVAAARDFYQDTLGLAVTEQDGMLTLHLGGGGTVLVYPKDASHEPATFTVLNFPVPDIEVAVEALVASGVELEHYAGTPMETDTKGIFRQGGPLIAWFKDPSGNVLSVIQE